A single genomic interval of Electrophorus electricus isolate fEleEle1 chromosome 4, fEleEle1.pri, whole genome shotgun sequence harbors:
- the kcng4a gene encoding potassium voltage-gated channel subfamily G member 4a, with amino-acid sequence MPIISNANHDFSNLSVSDDSSLDRIFTEIPETETAKGVYYQRARLLRRPEDLLSVDHALQALINVGGNRYTFPWSTLEQFPLTRLGRLRPGSTPEEIAGVCDDYDEARQEFFFDRSPSIFRVILNFLAAGKLRLLRETCALSLHEELAYWGVEAAHMERCCKRKMYTRLEEVAELERREQERRSRAVGLRPLLEETRYRRFMSWLRDMVENPQSGLPGKAFACTSVLMVAVTVISLCISTMPDLREEENRGECSQKCYHMFIVETVCVAWFSLEFALRFIQARSKLQFVRSPLNVIDAMAILPYYVSLVVQEEPEPGAERGRGYLDKLGLVLRILRALRILYVMRLARHSLGLQTLGLTVRRSTREFGLLLLFLCVAVTLFSPLVHLAESELTGAHDFSSIPASYWWAIISMTTVGYGDMVPRSIPGQVVALSSILSGILIMAFPATSIFHMFSRSYQELKQEHSRLFKEECASTAALGPGEESEGGVAYIPCSHPETLTLLSNGGEASANNTHTLPAGAF; translated from the exons ATGCCAATCATCAGTAACGCCAACCATGACTTCAGCAACCTCTCTGTCAGCGATGACAGCAGCCTGGACCGGATCTTCACAGAGATCCCGGAGACGGAGACGGCCAAGGGCGTGTACTACCAGCGTGCCCGTCTGCTCCGGCGGCCGGAGGACCTGCTGTCGGTGGACCACGCGCTGCAAGCGCTCATCAACGTGGGCGGGAACCGCTACACGTTTCCGTGGAGCACGCTGGAGCAGTTCCCGCTGACCCGCTTGGGCCGCCTGCGCCCTGGCAGCACTCCCGAGGAGATCGCAGGCGTGTGCGACGACTACGACGAGGCCCGGCAGGAGTTCTTCTTCGATCGCAGTCCCAGTATCTTCCGCGTCATCCTCAACTTCCTGGCCGCGGGAAAACTCCGTCTGCTGCGCGAGACGTGTGCCCTGTCTCTGCATGAGGAGCTGGCGTACTGGGGCGTGGAGGCAGCCCACATGGAACGCTGCTGCAAGCGCAAGATGTACACGCGCCTGGAAGAGGTAGCCGAACTGGAACGCCGGGAGCAGGAACGCCGAAGCCGCGCCGTTGGGCTGCGCCCCCTGCTAGAGGAGACGCGCTACCGCAGGTTCATGAGCTGGTTAAGGGACATGGTGGAGAATCCCCAGTCGGGTCTGCCGGGGAAGGCGTTTGCCTGCACGTCTGTGCTGATGGTTGCCGTGACCGTGATCAGCCTGTGTATCAGCACCATGCCGGAcctgagggaggaggagaaccGG GGGGAGTGTTCACAAAAGTGCTATCACATGTTCATCGTGGAGACAGTGTGTGTCGCATGGTTCTCTCTGGAGTTTGCTCTACGCTTCATCCAGGCGCGCAGCAAGCTGCAGTTTGTCCGCAGTCCGCTCAACGTCATCGACGCCATGGCCATCCTGCCCTACTATGTCTCGCTGGTGGTGCAGGAGGAGCCTGAGCCAGGGGCGGAGCGTGGGCGGGGCTACCTGGACAAGTTGGGTCTGGTTCTGCGAATCCTGCGTGCTCTGCGCATCCTGTACGTGATGCGCCTGGCGAGACACTCGCTGGGTCTGCAGACACTGGGCCTGACGGTGCGCAGGAGCACGCGCGAGTTCGGCCTGCTGcttctcttcctgtgtgtggcCGTCACGCTCTTCTCGCCGCTGGTGCACCTGGCCGAGAGCGAACTGACCGGCGCGCACGACTTCAGCAGCATCCCCGCCTCCTATTGGTGGGCCATCATCTCCATGACGACAGTGGGCTACGGTGACATGGTGCCGCGCAGCATTCCTGGGCAGGTGGTGGCGCTCAGTAGCATCCTGAGTGGAATTCTCATCATGGCGTTTCCGGCCACCTCCATATTCCACATGTTCTCACGCTCCTATCAGGAGCTGAAGCAGGAGCACAGCCGCCTCTTTAAGGAGGAGTGCGCCTCTACCGCTGCGCTCGGGCcaggggaggagtcagaggGGGGCGTGGCTTATATTCCCTGCTCACACCCTGAAACTCTGACTCTGCTCAGCAACGGAGGAGAGGCCTCAGCCAATAACACGCACACTCTCCCAGCAGGTGCCTTCTAG